The proteins below come from a single Candidatus Kirkpatrickella diaphorinae genomic window:
- the yidD gene encoding membrane protein insertion efficiency factor YidD translates to MSFPSRFKFRPGTLVVKGLVALIKFYQYAISPSLGANCRFEPSCSVYARTALERHGLQKGIILAVGRILRCNRLCRGGYDPVPEVKKGSA, encoded by the coding sequence ATGTCCTTCCCTAGCCGTTTCAAATTCCGGCCTGGGACTTTGGTCGTTAAAGGGCTTGTCGCCCTCATCAAATTCTATCAATACGCCATAAGTCCTTCTCTTGGCGCAAATTGCCGATTCGAGCCGAGTTGCAGCGTCTATGCGCGCACAGCCCTGGAGCGTCACGGCTTGCAAAAAGGGATTATTCTCGCTGTAGGACGTATTTTACGATGTAATCGCCTATGCCGGGGTGGATATGATCCGGTTCCGGAGGTAAAGAAGGGCTCAGCCTGA